The DNA sequence GTGGCAGGCCGAGCAGACTTCCTTGAACACCTGGAAGCCGCGCTGCAGCTGGGGCTGATCGAACTTGCCGAAGGGGCCGTTAAAGGAGAAGTCCACTTCCTTGGGATGCTTGTGGAATTCATGCTCCACCGTCGCGGCGGGCGGTTCGGAGACATAGGCCACCGCGCCCACCAGGAAGGAGATCAGCAGCCAGCCAGCAAAGAAGAGGCCGACGAGAAATGCGCCGATGCGAACCATGTTGATCTTGTCCCCTATTAGCCGGCGTTCGACGGCTGCGGATCCGCACCCATTCCGGGAAGCGCATCCTGTTCGCCCTTGATGTTATAGCGGTTGAGCACGGATTCGGTGATCGAGCCCGGCAGCGGCAGCGGCCGTTCAAAGCGCGAGATCAGCGGGAGGATGATCAGGAAGTGGGCGAAATAATAAGCGCCCGCAATCTGGGAGATCATCACATAGGGTTCGGCAGCAGGCGCGCCGCCGCAATAGCCCAGGATCAGCACGTCAACGATCAGGATCCAGAAGAACTTCTTGAAGGTCGGACGATAATTGCCCGAACGCACCGGCGAGGTATCCAGCCAGGGCAGGAAGAAGAGCATCAGGATCGAGCTGAACATCGCCAGCACGCCCAGCAGCTTCGCGGGGACAAAGAAGAAGTCCACGGTGAAGGCGCGCAGGATCGCGTAGAAGGGCCAGAAATACCATTCAGGAACGATATGCGCAGGCGTCGAAAGCGGGTTCGCTTCGATATAGTTGTCCGGATGGCCGAGATAGTTCGGCGCGAAGAACAACAGGATCGCGAAGAGGATCAAGAACACGCCCGCCCCGAAACCGTCCTTCGCCGTATAATAGGGATGGAACGGAACGGTGTCCTGCGGACCCTTCACTTCCACGCCGGTCGGGTTCGACGAACCCGGAATGTGCAGCGCCCAGATGTGCAGGATGATGACCGCAGCGATCACGAAGGGCAGCAGGAAGTGCAGCGAGAAGAAGCGGTTGAGCGAAGCATTGCCAGGAGCAAAGCCGCCGAGCAGCCAGGTCTGGATCGGCTCACCAACGACCGGGATCGCGCCGAACAGGCCGGTGATCACCTTCGCACCCCAATAGGACATCTGCCCCCAGGGAAGCACATAGCCCATGAACGCGGTCGCCATCATCAGGAGGAAGATGACGATGCCGAGCAGCCAGACCATTTCGCGCGGCGCCTTGTAGGAGCCGTAGAAAAGGCCGCGGAAGATGTGGAGATAGACGACGATGAAGAAGAAGCTGGCGCCGTTGGCATGCGCATAGCGCATCAGCCAGCCCGCGTTCACGTCACGCATCGTCTGTTCAACGGTGCCGAACGCGACCAGCGTGTTGGCGCCATAATGCATGGCCATGATCACGCCGGTGACGATCTGAATCACCAGCGCGAGGCCAGCGAGAACACCGAAGTTCCAGAAATAATTGAGGTTGCGTGGGACCGGATAACCGGCGCCAATCGCGTTGTAGACGAGGCGCGGAAGCGGCAGCTTCTCGTCGATCCACTGCATCGCGGGATGCTTGGGAGTATAATGCTCAGCCCAGGGAAAGCTCATGGTTTCTTACCTCAGCCTACGAGAATGGCGGTGTCGGAAGTGAAGCTGAACTTCGGCACTTCCAGGTTCTTGGGCGCGGGGCCTTTACGGATGCGGGCCGCCGTGTCGTAGGACGAACCGTGGCAGGGGCAGAAATAGCCGCCAAATTCACCGCGATTCTCGCCTTCACCGGCACCCAGCGGCACGCAGCCCAGATGAGTGCAGACGCCCATGGTGATCAGCCACTGCTTCTTGCCAGCAACGGTGCGCTCTTCCAGCGTCTGCGGATCGCGCAAGGAGGACACGTCAACCTTGTCGGCTTCGGCGATTTCCTTGTCCGTCAGATGACGCACGAAAAGCGGCTGCGAGCGGAAGGTCGTCTTGATCGCCTGACCCGGCTGGATCGACGAGATATCAACCTCCGTCGATGCCAGCGCCAGCACGTCCGCGCTGGGGTTCATCTGATCCACGAGCGGAATGACGACGGCGACAGCCCCGACCCCCGCGAAGCTTACTGCGGCGATATTGATGAAGTCGCGACGACGCACTCCACCTTCGCCGGATAGACCTTGGCTGTCCGTATGTTCAACGCTCGCCATGCACCTCAACCCTTGCAAAGACGTCCCTGTTACCCGCCACATTGCCGTTTCCGGCCCTGATTATCGAGAGAGTAGCGCCGCCCACGGAATATGGGCCTCGCCTTTCCCCCTGGCGTGGTTCGGGGGCCTGATAGACCCACTGTGGCTTCTTTGCCAACAGCAAACTGGCGATGGCTATGACAATTTGCCCTGCTGCTTTATGCGCGGGCCATGCGTATTGCTCTTTACCAACCCGAGATCGCGGGAAATGTCGGCGCCATATTGCGGCTGGCCGCCTGTTTTTCCGTGCCCGTGGACATCATCATGCCGATGGGATTCGCCTTTTCCGACGCCAAGTTGAAACGCGCCGCGATGGATTATGGCGCGGCGGCGGAGGTGACTCGCCACGCCAATTTCGAGGCGTTTGACCAGGTCCGGCGTGCGGAGGGCCGTCGTTTGGTGCTGATGAGCAGCCATGCATCGCAACCCCTGCCGGAGGTGCGTTTTGACGGAAATGACGTGCTGTTGATGGGATCGGAAGGTGCGGGCGTGCCCGACGCGGTGCGGGACATGGCCGACCTGCGCGTCCGAATCCCCATGGCTGCGGGCTTCCGGTCCTTGAACATTGCCGTTTCCACGGGCATCGCGGTTGCCGAAGCCCTTCGCCAGACTGGACAATTCCCAACATGATCGAGATTTCCCAATGACCTTGGTCCTCAATCCCCAACAGCAGGCTGCCCGCAACTGGTTCGAATCGCTGCGCGACCGCATCTGCGCGGAATTCGAGGCGATCGAGCGCGAGGCGGGCAGCGATGCCTCCTTTGTCTATACGCCGTGGGACCGCGAAGCGCCGGGATTGACGCCGGGCGACGGCGGCGGCGGTGTGCGCGGGGTCATGAAGGGCAAGATATTCGAGAAGGTCGGGGTCAATGTATCGACCGTCTCGGGCGAGTTCGCGCCGGATTTTGCCAAGACCATCCATGGCGCGGGAGAGAACCCGGCCTTTTTCGCGACGGGGATCAGCCTGGTCGCGCATATGGCCAATCCGCATGTGCCCGCCGTGCATATGAACACGCGCTATCTGATCACGTCCAAAAGCTGGTTTGGCGGTGGCGCGGACCTTAACCCTCCCCTGCCCCGGGACGAGGACACGGCGAGCTTTCATGGCGAGTTCAAGGCGGCGTGTGACGCGCATGATGCGGACTATTATCCCCGCTTCAAGGCGTGGGCTGACGAGTATTTCTTCATTCCTCATCGCGGCGTGCATCGGGGCGTTGGCGGCATCTTCTACGACCATCTGGAGTGCGGGGATTATGCCGGATTTGAAGCGAATTTCGCCTTTACCCGGTCGGTGGGCGAGGCGTTCCTGAAAGCCTTTCCCCCGATCGTGCGGCGGCGAATGGGCGAAAGCTGGAGCGAGGAAGAATATCGGACAATGCTGGAATGGCGTGGCCGCTATGCGGAATTCAACCTGGTGCATGACCGGGGCACGCTGTTCGGGCTGAAGACCGGGGGCAATGTCGATGCGATTTTGATGAGCCTGCCGCCGATGGCGAGCTGGAGCTGAACCCATGCCGCTGACGCCGGTCGCCAATGATCAGATTGCGACGATCGTGACCTATCTGGAGATGGTGGAGCGTCCCCGGCCTGCGCCGATTCCGCCTGCTCCGTTGCGGCTGGTGCCGTGGAAGGCGCCAGCGCCCGAAGTCTATCGCTCGCTGTTCCGGCGGGTGGGGGAGCCGTGGCTCTGGTTCTCTCGCCTGGTCATGAGTGATGCGGAATTGACCGCGATCATCCATGATCCGGCGGTGCAGATTTTTGCGATCACCGATCCGCGCGGCGTGGAAGTGGGATTGCTGGAGCTGGATTTCCGGGCTCTGCCGGACTGCGAACTGAGCTTCCTTGGCCTTATCCCTGAGCTGACCGGCAAGGGATTTGGCGGATGGCTGATGGCGCAGGCCAAGTCGCTAGCATGGCGCAAGGAAGTGCACCGTTTCTGGGTGCATAGCTGCACGCTGGATAGTCCGCGCGCGCTCGGCTTTTATCAGCGGGCGGGATTTGCGCCCTATAAGCGGGAGGTCGAGATTTTCGCTGATCCTCGGCTGGCCGGTTTATTGAGCGCCGATGCGGCGCCGCATGTGCCGATGCTGGGTCAGCCCGCCTCCGCCTGACGATAAAGCCGGGCGAGCATGACGAGCATATAGACCTGCACCACGGTCGAGACGACGGCAGCTGCGACACCGCCGACGAGCCGTGCGCCTTCCGCTCCGGCGATCAGGCGGCCGAACAGGCCGAAGATGACTTGCGCGGCCGACCCCACGATGGCCGAGAGCAGCGTCAGCACCAGGATGAAGCCGAGCAGCCGCCAGAAATGGCCGCGCGTCAGCGCCCAGCTGTGCCGAAGCGAGGCCATCACGCCTTCATGGCCGTCGATCACTACCGGGTTGAGCAGCAGGAGGCGCACGCTGGCGAAGAGCATGACGGCGCCGCCAGCGGTCACGAGCAACGCGGCAAGGGCTGCGGCAACCGGCTTTGCCACCATGGAGAAGGCGACGACGATGATCATGCCGACGATGGCTATGCCAAGCAGCACGCCGATCACGACAAGCGCCGTGCCGAGCAGCACGGGCAGGCGGGAGAGGCTGAGCCGCAATGCTTCGCCGACGCTGATGCCGGGCCTTAACGCCAGCGCGAACAGGGCGAGCGATCCGAACCAGATGATGATGACGCCGATCAGCGTGGACAGGATGAAACTGGGCGGGATGTCGGGCATGGCGCCCTTTTCCATCGTCCAGGCGGCGAGTTCGGGCGGCGTCATCTCCTGAAGGATGAGGCCGGGCAGCGCGACGAAGAGCAGGGCGACAGGGAACAGCAGGCTGCGTTCGCGCGCGACGAAGGCGACCGCTTCTTCCCATGCCTTGCCGATCGACATCGCCGCCATATCTTCGCCTTTTCCCGTACTTAAAATCGGGGAGGAGACTTGATCGCTCCCCTCGCCCAAGTCAAGGAAGTGCCATGTCATCCTCTTCCCCTTCGCCTGCGGTGGCCGACCAGATCGAATGGCGGGTCGATTCGGCGCCGGTCGATTACCCGGAAGCGCTCGCCGACATGGAGGCGCGGGCGGCGGCGATCTTTGAGGGGGAGGCGGGCGAGCGGGTGTGGCTGCTCGAACATCCGCCGCTTTATACGGCGGGAACGAGCGCCGATCCGGCAGAGCTGATCGATCCGCGCTTTCCGGTGCATGATGCGGGGCGCGGTGGGCGCTATACCTATCATGGGCCGGGGCAGCGGATCGGCTATCTCAACATCGATTTGCGGGAACGGGGCAAGGATGTGCGCAACTTCGTCCATCATCTGGAAGGATGGATGATCGATGCGCTGGGCGACCTTGGCATTGCCGCACGACGGGCGGAGGGGCGGATCGGTATCTGGACCGATGACCTCAACGGGCGCGAGGCGAAGATCGGCGCGCTGGGCATCCGGGTGCGGCGGTGGGTGACGCTGCATGGCTTTTCGATCAATGTGGACCCCGACCTGTCCCATTTTGGCGGCATCGTGCCGTGCGGGCTTGCCGAATATCCCGTCACCAGCATCGCGGCGCTGGGCAAATATGCCTCGATGGCCGATCTGGATGCGGCTTTGAAGGCGCATTTCCCTGCCTTTCTGGGCCGGTTGCGGCGCTGTGGCGCGGGGGTTGAGCAATGCGGATCGGACGGCTAGGGTCTGCGCCTTCGCCGGGTGGGGGCCGCCGGGCATCACATGTTTGGGAGACCCGGATGCGCTGCAAAGCGAGGATGATCTTTACCGCCTTGCTGCTGACCGGCTGCACCGCGCTGGCAGCGTGCGGCAAGGACGACAAGGGGAGCAACACGGTCCAGATGAAGGATCTGGAGGTCGTCGATGGCACGACTACCGACGCCATGACGGACCTGGACGGCGTGCAGAGCGAAGCGCCGTCGGCCGCCCTGCCCTCTGCCGGAGGGAATAACAGCGCCGCTGCCGCGCCTCAGCCGGAACCTGCCGCAGCCAATGCGACGCAGGGCGAGGCGGAGGTGCTGTCGGATCAATAGACGGAGCAAGACGTTCAGGCGCAATACAGGCGCCGGACGCGAGGCATATATAAGAGAAGCCCTGCCCGATCGTCGTTCACAAAGGCCGCCATTCTAAAAGGGGAAGTCATGACATCCTGTTCCACGCTGCGCCGGATCTGTGCCGGGTTGATGATTGCCGCCGCGCCGCTGTTGGCTCAACCGGCCGCCGCCCAGTTTTTCTGGTCGCCGCCCGACTTTTCCAGCCCGCCGCTGACGGACGCGGACGCGGCGACCGCGCTCGGCCTGCCCGGCGCCACGGCGGAAGAAATTCGCGCGGGCCTGGTGTGGAACCTGCGCGCCGCGCTCAACGTCGCGGCGCTTCAGTGCCAGTTCGAACCGACGCTGCTGTCGATCAGCAATTATAATGCGATGATCGCGCACCATGACGCGGAACTGGATGCCGCCCAGTCAGCCCTGCTCGGCTATTTCCAGCGCACCGTTGGCAAGGGCAAGCCGGGTCAGGCCGCGTCCGACAAATATGGCACGCGCATCTATTCGGGCTATTCGACCGTCCAGGCGCAGCGCGGCTTCTGCCAGGCGGCGGGTCAGGTCGGGCGGCAGGCGATCTTCGCCAATCGCGGGTCGCTGCATGAGGTGGCGCGCACGGGTCTTGGATCGATCAAGAAGTCGCTGGTGCTGGCGGGTGAGCAATTTTACGGCGATCCGGGCCGGAGCTATGCGCTGACCCTGCCCTCGTTCGATAAGAAATGCTGGAAGAAGGACAAGCTGCGGCCGGAATGCCAGGTGGCTTATGAGCAGAAGGTGGCGGCTAAGTAGGTGGGATGAGCGGGGCCGTAGGGCCTCCGCTCTTTTGTTCTATCTAGTGAGCATTGCACTTTAACCCGTTCGGGCTGAGCCTGTCGAAGCCCTTCTCTTTTTTTAAGAAGTAGAGCCCTTCGACAAGCTCAGGGCGAACGGAGGAGAGGGCAGTATGATTAAAATCCTGACCTTACCTAAGCCCCAGATATTTATGCGACTGAAGACTTAACCGCCATTTCGGCCGCGCCATGACAAGATCGATCGCCGCCTGCATGTTCGCCGCGGCCTCCGCGCTGTCGAGTGGCTGAATCAACAGGTTGTCGAAAGCCCAGCCTTCCATCGCCTCCACATCGGCGATGCTGTGCCCTTTACCCGGCTGCGGCCAGACCAGCTTCAGTTCATTGCCGCTGCGTTGCACGACGTCGCTGCCTGCCTTGGGACTGATGCAGACCCAATCAATGCCGGGATGCGCCGCGATCGTGCCGTTGCTTTCAATGGCGATGGTGAAGCCATGCGCGTGAAGCGCATCGATCAGGGCATCATCGACCTGCAACATGGGCTCCCCGCCCGTCATCACAATGTAGCGGCCCTCTTCACCGCCCCCCCAGAAGGCGAGCGCCGCGTCGGCGAGCGCCTGTGCATCGGCGAATTTGCCGCCGCCGTCACCGTCGGTGCCGACAAAATCGGTGTCGCAAAACTGGCACACGGCCTTACGCCGGTCCTCCTCGCGGCCGGTCCAGAGGTTGCACCCGGCAAAGCGCATGAAGACGGCGCGGCGGCCGCTATGGACGCCTTCGCCCTGAAGCGTCAGGAACATTTCCTTGACGGCATAGCTCATCCCACCACTCCCTACGGCCTGGCGGCATAGCGGGTGGGATCGGGCAGGCCCGCTTCCTCAAAACCCCTGGAGCGAAGGCGGCAGCTGTCGCAAAGCCCGCAATGCTGGTCGCCCGGCGCGGGATCGTAGCAGGACCAGCTCATCCCGGCATCCATCCCCAGCCGGTTCGCCTCGCGCGCAATGTCGGCCTTGCTCATATGCTGGAGCGGGGCGTTGATCCGGACGGGATGCCCCTCCACACCCGCCTTGGTTGCCAGCGCCGCCATGTTCTGAAAGGCGTCGATGAACTCGGGACGGCAGTCGGGATAGCCGGAATAATCAAGCGCGTTGACGCCGATGAAGATGTCGTTCGCGCCCGACACTTCGGCAAGGCCAAGCGTCAGCGACAGGAAGATGGTGTTGCGGGCGGGCACGTAGGTGTTGGGAATGCCCGGTCCCACCCCGTCCTTCGGCACTGCGATGTCCGCCGTCAGCGCCGAGCCGCCAAAGGCAGTGAGATCGAGCGGAAGGACGATATGCCGCCGGACCCCAAGAACAGCGGCGATGCGCGCAGCCGCGTTCAATTCGACGCGATGCCGCTGATTATAATCAATCGTCAGCGCCACCAGTTCATAGCCCGCCTCGCGCGCGAGGCCGCCCACGACCATCGAATCCAACCCGCCCGACAGCAGGACGACAGCGATTTTCCCATCATTGGCAGTCATGGGCGCTCCGCTACCGCCACCGGCGCGCTGGCGCAAGCGGGTGCGGTCAATGGCAGGCGCCGATGCGCCGTCCTTCCATGCTGAAGGAGAAGGGCGCGCCGCCCGCAATCCCCTGAGCGTGGATCTGCACCAGCCGGGACGTTTCGATGCGCAGGTCGGTGCGCCCGCCCCCTGCCCCAGCGCAATCGTAGCTGACCGTCAGCCGTTTGGCGCTTTCGTCGATCGTCAGCCTTTTGCAGCTGCTGCGAGCATGACGAAGCTGGATCAATTGGCGAATATCGGTAAGGCAGATACGGCGTATATCGCCCTTCCCGCCTTCCTCCGGCCGTTCGCGCAATTCCCATTCGCCCGGTTCCAGCCCCCTGAGCGGCGGTTCGGAAAGCGCCTGCGACCCGACCGGCGATGCAGCGATCAGCATCGCGATGGCCGCGCTCAAGGCATGCAGACCTGACGTCATTCGATAGCCCCCGTATTTCATCCCGAACTCCGGAGCGGCTCGCCGCGTGCATGGCGGCACCGCCTTTCATGCACCCAAATCCGGCGGGTTGATAGCGCCAGCCCCCGCTAACGCCCCAACCTGCTCCGAAGTCGCAATAAATTCGTGTCAGCCTTGCGCGAAACTGTCCAGCGAAACTGGAAACAAACGCGAACAAAAGGCGCAATCCACCCCAATGACCCCCTGTTCATCAGCCATTTGGGCACGTTCTTCGGCAGGGAACCGGCCGATCACGCTGCGGATATGGGCCAGATCGCAGCGGCAACCCTTGGTCAGGGCGACCGGATCGGTGACGCGCACCACCTCTTCCTCATGGAACAGGCGCCAGACGATATCGGTCAGCGGCAGCGCTTCGTCGGTAAGTTCATCATCACTGAGCGTGACGGCCAGTGCCTGAACATGTTCCCATTCGGGATGATCATGCCGCGTGTGGAGCCGTTCGCGGCCCACTTCACCTTCGGGCAGATGCTGGAGCAGCATGCCTGCGGCGAAGCAGCCCTGCCCCGCTTCGTGGCGGACAGCGATCTGGACGACACTGGGGATTTGTTCGGACTGGAAGAAATAATGTTCGGCCGCCTGCGCGAGCGAATCGCCGTCGAGCGGGACGATGCCCTGATAGCGCTCACCAGTCACCGCCTGGTCGAAGGTGATGGCGAGAAAGCCTTTGCCGAACAGGCCGAACAGCGTCGGATCAGGCCCCAGCTCCGCCAGCCGATCGGCATCGAACTTGGCGTAACCGCGCACTTCGCCGCCCTTGTAATCGGCGACGAGCAGGCTGACGACGCCATGTTCGTTATGCGCCTGAAGCGTCAGCTGTCCGCCCGCATCCTTGAGCGTCGAACCGAGCAGCGCCGCGAGGACCAGCGCGGAGGCGAGCAGCCTTTCGACTGGCGGGGGATAGGCATGGGCGGCAAGCACCTGATCCAGCACCGGCCCAAGGCGAAGGATGCGCCCGCGCGCATGACGCGACGGAATGGTGAAGCCCAGGGCCTGATCGATATCGGATGCGTTCAAGACAAGCTCCGTTAGTCCCGGTGCAGGGCGGGAATATAGCGGCGGCCGGGCGTTATCGCCCGGCCGGTTCGCTGCTAGATAGGAATATGTCCGGCAAACTCAACCAAGGCGGCCCGCCGCCCATAGCAGCACGGACTTTTGCGCATGAATGCGGTTTTCCGCCTCATCCCAGATCAGCGATTGTGGGCCGTCGATGACCTCTGGCACGACCTCTTCGCCGCGATGGGCGGGCAGGCAGTGCAGGAATTTCGCGCTGGGCTTTGCCTTTGCCATCAGCTCTTGCGTGACCTGATAGGGCATCATGGCTTTGAGCTTTTCGTCCGCATGCGCCTGACCCATGGAAATCCAGGTGTCGGTGACGACGGCGTCGGCACCTGCCACCGCTTCGACGGGATCGCGCGTGAGCGTGATGCCCGCGCCCAGAGCCTGCGCTTCCTTGATGAAGGCGTGATCGGGCTCATAGCCTTCGGGTACGGCGATGCGCAGGTCGAATTTGAAAAGGCCCGCCGCTTCGATGATCGAGTGGAGGACATTATTGCCATCGCCCAGCCATGCCCACTGGCTGCCGGGCAAGGCGACGCCATGTTCGACCAGCGTCAGCAGGTCCGCCGTGATCTGGCAGGGGTGCGACAGGTCGGTGAGGCCGTTGATGACCGGGACGGTGGCATAGCGGGCCATTTCCTCGATCTTTGCATGATCGTCGGTGCGGATCATGATCATGTCGCACATGCGGCTGAGCACGCGGGCCGTGTCCGCCACGGTTTCGCCCCGGCCAAGCTGGCTGGTCGCGCCATCGAGGATCAGCGAGGTGCCGCCAAGCTGGCGGATCGCCATGTCGAAGCTGACGCGGGTGCGGGTGCTGTTCTTTTCGAAGATCATCGCCAGCGTATGGCCAGCGAGCGGCGCGTCGGCGTCGGCCTGGCCCTTTGGCAGGGCCTTGCGGGCGGTTTTCCGGTCGATGGCGTCGGAAAGCATAGCGGCGAGCGCGTCGGCGCCAGCGTCGGATAGATTCAGGAAATGTCTGGTCATGATCAAACCCTTCAACCCGTTCGGGCTGAGCCTGTCGAAGCCCTCTTCTTTCTTCAGAAGAAGGAATGCCCTTCGACAAGCTCAGGGCGAACGGAAGTTGGTACTATGCCGCTGAAGCCTCCGCGAAGCTGCGGGCACCAGCGGACAGCTTTTCGATGCATTCGGCGACATGCTTCTCGTCAATGATGAGCGGCGGCAGGATGCGGACGACATTCTGCCCCGCCGACACCACCAGCAACCCATGATTGTCGCGCAGATGAGCCACGAACTCGCGCGCGTCGCTGCTGTCCTTGAGTTTGACGCCGAGCATCAGGCCAAGGCCGCGCACATCCTCGAACATGTCGTGGTTGGGGATAAGCTGCTCCAACGCCGAACGCAGGCGCGCACCAATGCTGTTCACATGATCGAGGAAGCCTTCGCCCAGCACTTCGTCCAGGACAGTCAGGCCGACCGCCATGGCGAGCGGGTTGCCGCCATAGGTGGAGCCATGGGTGCCGAACACCATGCCCTTGGCCGCTTCCTCCGTCGCGAGGCAGGCGCCGAGCGGGAAGCCCGCGCCGATGCCCTTGGCGACGGCCATGATGTCGGGGTTCACGCCATATTGCTCATGGGCGAAGAAGGTGCCGGTGCGGGCATAGCCGCACTGCACCTCGTCCAGGATCAGCAGCATGCCCTTTTCGTCGCACAGCTTGCGCAGGCCGGCGAGGAACTCTTGGGTCGCGGGCGTCACGCCGCCTTCGCCCTGCACGGTTTCGACGAGGAAACCGGCCGTGTTCTCATCGACGGCAGCGGCGGCAGCTTCCAGATCGTTGAACGGCACGACGGTGAAGCCGGGCAG is a window from the Sphingobium sp. Cam5-1 genome containing:
- a CDS encoding aspartate aminotransferase family protein yields the protein MSITPLMPVYPRCDVRPVRGEGCYLIGERGERYLDFASGIAVNLLGHGHPRLVKAIADQAATLMHTSNLYGMPLGEKFAQRLVDSTFADTVFFTNSGAEAVECAIKTARRYHYANGEAHRHNIISFDNAFHGRTLGTISATSQPKMRDGFEPLLPGFTVVPFNDLEAAAAAVDENTAGFLVETVQGEGGVTPATQEFLAGLRKLCDEKGMLLILDEVQCGYARTGTFFAHEQYGVNPDIMAVAKGIGAGFPLGACLATEEAAKGMVFGTHGSTYGGNPLAMAVGLTVLDEVLGEGFLDHVNSIGARLRSALEQLIPNHDMFEDVRGLGLMLGVKLKDSSDAREFVAHLRDNHGLLVVSAGQNVVRILPPLIIDEKHVAECIEKLSAGARSFAEASAA